A single region of the Caretta caretta isolate rCarCar2 chromosome 25, rCarCar1.hap1, whole genome shotgun sequence genome encodes:
- the EEF2 gene encoding elongation factor 2 has protein sequence MVNFTVDQIRAIMDKKANIRNMSVIAHVDHGKSTLTDSLVCKAGIIASARAGETRFTDTRKDEQERCITIKSTAISLFYELSENDLAFIKQSKDGSGFLINLIDSPGHVDFSSEVTAALRVTDGALVVVDCVSGVCVQTETVLRQAIAERIKPVLMMNKMDRALLELQLEPEELYQTFQRIVENVNVIISTYGEGESGPMGNIMIDPVLGTVGFGSGLHGWAFTLKQFAEMYVAKFAAKGDGQLSAAERAKKVEDMMKKLWGDRYFDPASGKFSKSATNPDGKKLPRTFCQLILDPIFKVFDAIMNFKKEETAKLIEKLDIKLDSEDKDKEGKPLLKAVMRRWLPAGEALLQMITIHLPSPVTAQKYRCELLYEGPPDDEAAMGIKNCDPKGPLMMYISKMVPTSDKGRFYAFGRVFSGLVSTGLKVRIMGPNYTPGKKEDLYLKPIQRTILMMGRYVEPIEDVPCGNIVGLVGVDQYLVKTGTITTFEHAHNMRVMKFSVSPVVRVAVEAKNPADLPKLVEGLKRLAKSDPMVQCIIEESGEHIIAGAGELHLEICLKDLEEDHACIPIKKSDPVVSYRETVSEESDVLCLSKSPNKHNRLYMKARPFPDGLAEDIDKGDVSSRQELKQRARYLAEKYEWDVTEARKIWCFGPDGTGPNILTDITKGVQYLNEIKDSVVAGFQWATKEGALCEENMRGVRFDVHDVTLHADAIHRGGGQIIPTARRCLYACVLTAQPRLMEPIYLVEIQCPEQVVGGIYGVLNRKRGHVFEESQVAGTPMFVVKAYLPVNESFGFTADLRSNTGGQAFPQCVFDHWQILPGDPFDNTSRPCQVVAETRKRKGLKEGIPALDNFLDKL, from the exons ATG GTGAACTTCACAGTAGACCAGATTCGGGCCATTATGGACAAAAAGGCCAATATCCGAAACATGTCTGTGATTGCCCATGTAGACCATGGCAAATCCACCTTGACTGACTCCCTGGTGTGCAAAGCTGGTATCATTGCTTCTGCCCGTGCTGGTGAGACCCGTTTCACCGACACGAGAAAAGATGAGCAGGAAAGGTGCATCACTATCAAGTCAAC AGCTATCTCTCTGTTCTACGAGCTGTCTGAAAATGACTTGGCCTTTATCAAGCAGAGCAAGGATGGTTCTGGTTTCCTGATCAACTTGATTGACTCTCCTGGACACGTAGACTTCTCTTCTGAAGTCACAGCTGCTCTCCGTGTCACTGATGGTGCCCTGGTTGTCGTGGACTGTGTCTCTG gtgtgtgtgtgcagacgGAAACTGTGCTGCGACAGGCCATTGCTGAGAGGATCAAGCCTGTCCTGATGATGAACAAGATGGACCGAGCTCTGCTGGAGCTTCAGTTGGAGCCCGAGGAGCTGTACCAGACCTTCCAGCGTATTGTGGAGAACGTCAACGTCATCATTTCCACCtatggggaaggagagagtggCCCCATGGGAAACATCATG ATTGATCCTGTGCTAGGTACTGTTGGCTTTGGTTCTGGCTTGCACGGCTGGGCTTTCACTCTGAAACAGTTTGCTGAGATGTACGTTGCGAAGTTTGCCGCAAAGGGTGATGGGCAACTGAGTGCTGCTGAGCGTGCCAAGAAGGTAGAGGACATGATGAAGAAGCTGTGGGGAGACAG ATATTTTGATCCTGCTTCTGGCAAGTTCAGCAAATCTGCTACCAACCCTGATGGAAAGAAACTGCCCAGGACTTTCTGCCAGCTGATCCTAGACCCCATCTTCAAG GTCTTTGATGCAATCATGAACTTCAAGAAAGAGGAGACTGCTAAACTGATTGAGAAACTAGATATCAAACTTGACAGTGAGGATAAAGACAAGGAGGGCAAACCCCTACTGAAG GCTGTGATGAGGCGCTGGCTGCCTGCTGGAGAAGCTCTGCTGCAGATGATCACCATCCACCTGCCTTCCCCTGTCACAGCTCAGAAATACCGCTGTGAGCTGCTGTACGAGGGCCCCCCTGATGACGAAGCTGCCATGG GTATTAAGAACTGTGACCCCAAAGGGCCCCTGATGATGTACATCTCTAAGATGGTGCCAACCTCAGACAAAGGGCGTTTCTATGCTTTCGGACGTGTCTTTTCTGGTCTCGTCTCTACTGGCTTGAAAGTCAGAATCATGGGACCAAACTACACTCCTGGCAAGAAGGAAGATCTCTACCTGAAACCAATCCAAAG GACCATTCTTATGATGGGCCGCTACGTTGAACCCATTGAGGATGTGCCTTGTGGTAATATCGTTGGGCTGGTCGGTGTTGACCAGTACCTGGTCAAGACCGGAACGATCACCACCTTTGAGCATGCTCACAACATGAGAGTGATGAAGTTCAGCGTTAGCCCTGTGGTGCGTGTGGCTGTTGAAGCAAAGAACCCAGCTGACCTGCCCAAGCTAGTAGAAGGACTGAAGCGTTTGGCCAAGTCTGACCCTATGGTGCAG TGCATCATTGAAGAGTCTGGAGAGCACATTATTGCTGGTGCAGGAGAGCTGCATTTGGAGATCTGCCTGAAGGATCTGGAAGAGGACCATGCATGTATTCCAATTAAG AAATCTGACCCTGTCGTGTCTTATCGTGAGACAGTCAGTGAGGAATCCGACGTGCTGTGCCTTTCCAAGTCCCCCAACAAGCACAATAGGCTGTACATGAAGGCCCGACCTTTCCCAGATGGATTGGCTGAGGATATCGACAAAGGCGACGTCTCTTCCCGTCAGGAGCTGAAGCAGCGTGCACGCTACCTAGCTGAGAAGTACGAGTGGGATGTCACTGAGGCCCGTAAAATCTGGTGCTTTGGTCCAGATGGCACTGGCCCCAACATCCTGACAGATATCACCAAGGGAGTGCAGTACCTGAATGAAATCAAGGACAGTGTTGTGGCTGGCTTCCAGTGGGCTACTAAGGAG GGAGCTCTGTGTGAGGAGAACATGCGTGGAGTCCGCTTTGATGTGCATGACGTGACCCTGCACGCTGATGCCATTCACCGTGGCGGTGGGCAGATCATCCCCACTGCCAGGAGGTGCCTGTATGCCTgtgtgctcactgctcagccACGACTTATGGAGCCCATCTACCTTGTAGAGATCCAG TGTCCAGAACAAGTAGTTGGCGGTATCTATGGTGTCCTGAACAGGAAGCGTGGCCATGTCTTTGAGGAGTCCCAGGTGGCAGGCACTCCCATGTTTGTTGTTAAGGCCTACCTGCCCGTCAACGAGTCTTTTG GTTTTACAGCTGACTTGAGATCCAACACAGGTGGCCAGGCTTTTCCCCAGTGTGTGTTCGACCACTGGCAGATCCTGCCTGGGGACCCCTTTGACAACACTAGCCGTCCTTGCCAGGTTGTTGCTGAGACCCGCAAACGCAAAGGGCTGAAGGAAGGCATCCCGGCACTAGACAACTTCCTGGACAAATTGTAA